The proteins below are encoded in one region of Synchiropus splendidus isolate RoL2022-P1 chromosome 13, RoL_Sspl_1.0, whole genome shotgun sequence:
- the LOC128769727 gene encoding ETS domain-containing transcription factor ERF-like has protein sequence MDPMQCSCSSSFGRLTSPYWSRALLYPDWAYKPAWSPGSRQVQLWHFLLELLGGGEVGAIGWGHEWGEFVIRDPERLARLWGERKGKPHMNYDKLSRALRYYYNKRILHKTKGKRFTYKFNFTKLILVNYPGFPSSHQLVPGSPLQLPPDSGLPLPAGPGSVMAGVLPPYHHPLLLPCCLPKPLHPPWLLQGPLMCGPAPHGDPSLPPLCRTLTDWEVNGGVFEGMKTPQLPGHGDAQMRRRRQ, from the exons ATGGATCCA ATGcagtgcagctgcagctcctccttcGGGCGTCTGACGTCACCGTACTGGAGCAGAG ccCTGCTGTACCCGGACTGGGCCTACAAGCCGGCCTGGTCCCCGGGCTCCAGGCAGGTGCAGCTCTGGCActtcctgctggagctgctgggcGGCGGCGAGGTCGGCGCCATCGGCTGGGGACACGAGTGGGGCGAGTTCGTCATCCGGGACCCCGAGAGGCTGGCCAGGCTCTGGGGGGAGAGGAAGGGCAAGCCTCACATGAACTACGACAAACTCAGCCGGGCGCTCAG ATACTACTACAACAAACGAATCCTGCACAAGACCAAAGGGAAACGCTTCACCTACAAGTTCAACTTCACCAAACTCATCCTGGTCAACTACCCCGGCTTCCCATCCAGCCATCAG CTGGTCCCGGGCAGCCCGCTCCAGTTGCCCCCTGACTCTGGACTCCCTCTGCCTGCCGGACCTGGGTCAGTGATGGCCGGAG TCCTCCCTCCCTACCATCACCCTCTGCTGCTCCCCTGCTGCCTCCCCAAGCCCCTCCATCCTCCCTGGCTGCTGCAGGGGCCCCTGATGTGTGGCCCTGCTCCGCACGGTGACCCCAGCCTCCCTCCTCTGTGCAGAACCCTCACGGACTGGGAGGTGAATGGAGGTGTGTTTGAGGGGATGAAGACGCCTCAGCTCCCCGGACACGGCGACGcgcagatgaggaggaggcgACAGTGA